In the Arthrobacter sp. Soc17.1.1.1 genome, CTCGCGGGCACCGGGCGCCAGCGGCATCCCCTACATCAAGGGCTAGGAGCACCCGCCATGACCGACCAGCAGACTCCGGGGACCGAGATCCCCTGGGACACCCTCGCCGCCACGGCCACGGAGGCCATGCGCCGCGCCTACGTGCCGTACTCGAAGTTCCCCGTGGGGGCGGCTGCCCTCCTCGACGACGGCCGGATCATCTCCGGCTGCAACGTGGAGAACGCCTCCTACGGGCTGACGCTGTGCGCCGAGTGCGCCCTCGTCAGCGCGCTCGCCATGAGCGGCGGCGGCCGCATCCGCGCATTCAGCTGCGTGGACAGCGACGGCGCCACGCTCATGCCGTGCGGGCGCTGCCGCCAGCTGCTGTACGAATTCAGGGCACCCGACATGGTGCTCATGACCGTCAGCGGCATCCGCACCATGGACGAGGTCCTGCCGGACGCCTTCGGGCCGCAGCACCTCGCCTGAGCACCCTTCTCCACCAGTTCCCACCAGCTTCTGGCAGCTTCCACCAGCCGAACAACCCGAGGACCCTCCATGACCGAAGCCTTCG is a window encoding:
- a CDS encoding cytidine deaminase, which translates into the protein MTDQQTPGTEIPWDTLAATATEAMRRAYVPYSKFPVGAAALLDDGRIISGCNVENASYGLTLCAECALVSALAMSGGGRIRAFSCVDSDGATLMPCGRCRQLLYEFRAPDMVLMTVSGIRTMDEVLPDAFGPQHLA